Within the Arachis duranensis cultivar V14167 chromosome 10, aradu.V14167.gnm2.J7QH, whole genome shotgun sequence genome, the region TAAAGCAATTAATTTGTTGGTACTTGGAACCTATGAACTTATGATTGGACCTTGAGAAATTCATGGATGGGCCACTTACCAATACTTTATATCTGTTGAATTATCAATGTGTCCTACAAATATTCTTAATAAGCTTATGTTCTGTTGGGCATTGTGATTCTATTTCATATTTTCTGTAACATAAGCTAGATTAAATGCATATTCaaacttatattatataattttatttaaagtggGACTTAATTTGCAATATATTATGGAATCAAAATTAGTTCATGCTTCTGATCTTGTTATTATCCCCCAGGCAGATGAAAATTTGAGATTGATAAAACCATCCCTTCCCGAGGCAGTTGAAGCATGTGTTGATGCTTCAGGTCATGAATTTGATGTTTCACGCCAACGTACTCTATTAAGGGCTGCTAGCTATGGTCAAGCCTTTTGTAGGTGAGTTTGGTTTGGAATTTCTGTATTTACTGATAAAAATCTGATAAAAGGGAAGTTTTGTCAAATTGAATACACTATTTTTCATTAAGATCTTAAGATGGATCAGCATATTTTCTGATATTTGCTCTCGGTAATGATATCCAGTTGACTTTGACAGTAATTTCCAACGTGATCGTATCCAAGAGATGTGTAAAATTCTACGAGTCTTGAATGCAGTTCACAGCCCGGAGATCGACATTCCTCTTAGCATTCAGCAGTATAAGGTTTCTAAGATTTACTTGCCTATTTCCCAATCTGATAAAGTTGCATTTGTTGACATTTTACTGAATATGCCTATTGTCATGTCAGTTGCTTTCACCATCTGTTCTGATTGGGCGGCTGATTAATGCTCACCGACATCTGCTTGCACTGCGGATGTCAGAATATCTTGGAATGAATCAAGTAAGAGCATAtacattgtatttttttttcttgaataataGATTAATAGTCTTCTACTAGTATACTAGTCAGTTTGATGTTTATATTGGTTCCTGTAGGAGGTGGTGATAATGCACTGGGCATGTTCAAAGATAACTGCTTCATTGTCTATTCCTGATGCAACACTTCTAGATATTCTGCTTGATAAGgttgtttctctttttcttttattttttatttctgtttttagaaAGCCATACTTCAAACATGTTATGTGCATTCTGTTTCCGGCAGCAAttattaaattgaattattttcattcagttAAAATTGTGCAAAGGTATATCGTATGCTGCAGTAGCTGCGCATGCTGACAAAAACGGCCGTCGAAAGTTAGCTGCTATGCTTGTTGATCATGAACCACGCTCTTCTAAACAGGTGGTATTCCAACTCTTGTTCTATCCCAATCAATGTTCAGTTATCTGCTTGTCACTCTTAAATATTTGGCTGATGTCTACTTTCTCCTTTGTTTTATCTAAGGAAATTTTACATGTCCCATTGGAGATTTACTTGTGTACTCATTATTTCTGTTGTTCAGGTTCCTCTCTTGTTAAGTATAGGAGAAGAAGATACGGCGTTGATGAAGGCAACTGAGAGTGGTGATATAGACCTTGTTTACCTGGTCCTCTTTCATATTTGGCAAAAGGTCTCAAAAGCAAAACATTATAATTTTCGTAATGTATATGAACAACATTGTTTGTCTCTCACTTACACATTCTTCTGTTGATGATGCAGAGGCAGTCATTAGAGTTCTTTGGAACAATACAGGCCAGACCATTAGCCCGTGACTTATTTATAACTTATGCACGGTAGGTGACCTAGAGCCATATTGAAGAAGGCAGTACAATGTGGAATTATATTGAGGTTGCTAAGAACCCTTAAAcaaataccaaaaaaataataaattaaaaataaaagatgcaTATGATAAATGTGTTTTTTTCCTAGCAGTCATTACATAGAAATGTGAGACTTGGAATTTATCTACTGCATATGGAAAACTGtgcattacaaaaataactaagCCTTCTGAAAGCAATATGAATGGGGTCATGGCTTAGGACATAGGCCTAAGGTTTTTTTCCgtttagttttttgtttttttttaatgctattCTAAGCTTAAAAGAGTGTTCAAACAAGTTGGGCTAGTAAGGCATCATGTTAGAGTTTGTTatagttttaaataaaaaatgatatgtaTACACTGAAATCAGCTACCATATTTGTGTATACATGTGTTTTATACAGTTCcaatgtgtattttgtattccaacatgtattttatatggATGACTgatttagtggttgatttttaATGTACGCATAGCATGATTGAATTTAAATACTAAGGATATTCAGATTGCATGTGATTGTGTCCCTTGGGCATAACTTGGATGCAAATGctactttctttttccctttgtattttattttaaaatacaagtttaaagaaaagataatagTATATTAAAAATTGGAACAAATAATAAGTGGAATTtcatagaagaaaaataatagcaGCATGTATACCATAGTTGCTGCTTTTCCATGCATTTTGGATGTTAAACCTTTACTGTTAATCATGTTTTTGTGAAGTTGAAGTGAGTAGAAGCTGTACATGACCAGTCCAACAATAACATATAGTTCACTCTGAATCTAAAATAGACTAGATGCACTATTCTCTATGTTGTTGTATGCCTAATAATTTATCTAGATTTGTTTTATcatattctattttttcttatttttcctgttaaataattaaaaaaaatagtaattgaGTGGAAGTTGCTGTCAATAAATTGTGGTTAATCATGGCTGTGTGCCATGACATGACTTGGTCCTAGGCCACAACTCTAggataattcttttatttttttaattattatttaaaaaaaaaaaaactatgagNNNNNNGCATGGTGAAATGTGATTGTTGAAGATATAACCTGATTGGCTTTTAGGACTATATTTGTTTCTAGACCAGGCATAATTGAACTTCTAAGATAATCAAATTAGAAACACATAAATttagattaaaaattataatgattTGAAGAGTGAAATATGTTCTGTTGAAATGTTATACTATTCTTGCATTGCTAACAATGTCACATTTTCAGGTGCTATAAACATGAATATTTGAAAGATTTCTTCCTATCAACTGGCCAACTTCAAGTATGTTTAGTTCAAAGAACTGCATAACCATAACATGCACAAATTATTAATTTGGTTGGATACATATAATTAAATGACTGGTATTTTCCACAGTTGCATTCTAATGTCTCTTTTGTATTGGACTTGTGTGATCCATGTAGGATGTTGCATTTCTTCTGTGGAAAGAATCatgggaatttgtgaaaaatccCATGGCAAGCAAGGGATCTCCACTTCATGGTCCACGGATAAAACTTATTGAAAAGGCCCAGAGTCTTTTTGCAGAAACCAAGGAACATGTCTTTGAATCAAAGGCTGCTGAAGAGCATGCAAAGCTGTTAAGGTATGATCAATATCATCACATGAtcatataagaaaaagaaaatcagttCTAGCATTTGTTAGGCTCATGGTGCAGTTTGATGTGATATATCCTTGTATGTATGAATATTTGAACTTTGGCACGAATTCAGCATGAACTTGAAGTGACTACAAAGCAGGCCATTTTTGTAGATTCAAGTATAAGTGATACAATCCGAACTTGTATTGTCTTGGGAAATCATCGAGCTGCAATGAGGGTGAAAACAGAATTTAAGGTCAGTAATTTTAAGTTGACCCTTACTTATGGAACTTGAATAAAAAGAATGGTGCAATTTCTGTCTGTCCCAAAATAATTTCCAGAAAATTTTGAAGTAGGAACACTCAGTCTTTTCAATGGTTCTACATTGGTTCTTGAGGCACAATTTATGGCGTGTAATTAATGACTTCAGGTGTCTGAGAAGAGATGGTATTGGCTGAAAGTTTTTGCTTTGGCTACAATCAAGGATTGGGTTGCCctagaaaaattttcaaaggagaagagacctCCCATTGGTAAGTTTATTAACTTAAAATCTATTTGAAATTAAGATTACATCATTCCTTGAAAATTTGATTATCTTCATTATGAGTATTTCTTGTTGAAACTGAAAGGCTTGAGTGGGTATGATAGTTGCTTTTAGGAGGATATCTTATCTGTTTTCAGTTTAATCTTTTCTTACCTTAATGAAATTTTATCCATctattgaaaatgaaaataccTTGTCCATCATTAAGTTTTTTCTTTAGAGTTCCTGCTGctgttttaatttttggttcGGATCTATAATAAGAAAACCTGTGCTGATAATGACTTGGGTAATATGAGAGAATTTTAGATGGTTATACCTTTATATAAGTAATGTAAGAAACTCCTATTAAGAACTGGTGTTTAGACCTGGAGTGTATCCAGTTGCATTGCTCTTAGAGGCACGTATGCATTCAGCTGATTTTCAATCGTGTTTCTTTAATAAGTTGCCGTACTTGTTAATCAAGCGTGTTGATTCTGTACTAAAGTGTTCCTTACATAGAAATGGTGTATTGCTTGATTTAGCTACTTCCTGGTAGCACTCCAAAGTTTTTAAGACCTACATGTTTTGACATTTATAGGTTATAGGCCATTTGTTGAGGCATGCATTGAAGCAGATGAAAAGGCAGAGGCTATTAAATATATCCCAAAACTCGCAGACCCTCGAGAAAGAGCTGAGGTAAGCTTGCTTAATTGTTCTTTTGGGTATTAGGTTGGCCTAAGATCCATGTCTCCAGAAACAATCCCGCTACGTAACCAATAAGAATtctgccaacttctgccaactcttgTTTATGACTGTATTTAATGGAAGTGTCTTTGTGGATGTGTCTAATAGAAATGTCTTTTTTATAGCTGTGTCTAACAGAAGTGTCTTTGTGGATGTGTCTCCTCATACATATCAATGctaattgtaattaaaatataataattaattattgttggcAATAAGTTGGCAGATAGTATATTGGTACGCTATACTTTTCCCTCCAGAAAATGGGGCTGACAGCGAGTGAGGCTTAGCTCAAGTTTGAGCTTTATTCCCACcatgttttttaaatttaagtatAATTTTGCTTTGTTGAAATGGCATTGAGTTTAGTAGCATGACAATTGTACTGCTTCGAATGTTATGTGTGGGAACTTTTAGATGAAGGAATGGAGTTCTCATTAATGGAATGTAAGAGAAAGGTGAGGAGTTGAGTGAAATATTAttacttgtttgatttttttgagtGAGTAGAATGGTGTATAGATTTTATTTTCCACTTTTCTcctacaagaaaaaaaatcaaaaggaagGATAAAACAGTAAACATAACAGCATATAGTATGTGACCATCCTTGATCTTCCTCGGTTTTCCACTCTTCCCATGGAAAACAATTCCAAACACTTTGGCCTGAGTCCTTTCCATTCCTTCGTTCCATTTTTTCTGTCCACTGAAGTTCCATTTGATCTTCGTTCCCTGTAACTGTAACATTTGAGGGAAAAAAAAAGGCCCTTGTTGTAAGATGAATATATGTAAATTTGCTTGGTTGTAAAAATGCTTATTTCAGTTTCTTCTAACTTCCTTCATCTAATGTTTTGACAGTCCTATGCCCGAATTGGCTTGGTCAAGGAAGCTGCCGATGCAGCTTCACAGGCAAAAGATGGCGAATTGCTCGGTCGGTTGAAACTAACATTTGCACAAAATGCAGCAGCGTCATCGATATTTGATACTCTCCGCGATCGGTTGTCCTTCCCAGGTGCTTCGTGAGGCCTTGTCCCCTGGGTTGTTGCTTACGTGAGTGTTTCCGTACACTAATTGCccttgtttatttgattttatttttttatatttatcgtGTATATTGTCTTAAAAATTGTATCTTATCTGTTAATAGTTGAGAGTAATGTGTTCAAATGGtttctgctttttattttttattttttattttttcaacttTGTTTTTAGATGTCAAGGTGCCATTTGCGGTGTGCATGTGTGTATTATATTGCGGGATTTATCGTCAATGTACTTGTGTCATACAGTGTCTGATGAGTAGTGAGTAGTGAGTACTGAGTAGTGACCAGAGATAAGTGTGTGGACCATTGCAAAGACGCCGTTAGGTATTATATTTTGTCCTAATAATGACCACATGTCCTGTTCAATTATCAGCATATTGGTCAATGGAAATTCTTTTGTAAACCTGCCTTCTCTTTGGTTTTGGTTACGAAATCCAGCCAGCAATAACTTTCTATCCAAAGGAAAAAGGGGTCCTAGGATCGCTTGTTTACTTGACAGAAACAACACGACCAAGTTTAAAAAGAAACATTTCAATTCATTCCAAAGGAGGCTAATTATGtgaatttgtattaaaaaaatggaATGATCCTGTTTATTTATTGATAGAAAAAATCAGCTAGTtattaagaaatattatttactttgataaataaaattatttgacattaatcttttttttttgttttttggggCCATACAATTCGCACACACATTCACACTCAACACACTCTATTAAGGCTTCATGCACCGTCTCTAGTGAGGCTTAATCCAGATGCAGCACATTTGAGGCATGATGATGGACATAATTATTTAAACCTTTGATAACTTAGACATTTGAGTCTCTTATAGCTACTCTCCAACCATCGTGTCAAAGCTGACGTTAAGGCACCCCAAACGCCCTTCCATCCACATCCGACCTTTTCACAAAGCCCAACTACACAGCAATCTGTTTTAGGTACACTTGGAAGTTGG harbors:
- the LOC107468810 gene encoding protein VACUOLELESS1 (The sequence of the model RefSeq protein was modified relative to this genomic sequence to represent the inferred CDS: added 117 bases not found in genome assembly) — encoded protein: MANVSVAAEWQLLYNRYYRKPELYPMRWKHVDLARHKVAAAPFGGPVAVIRDDSKIVQLHAESALRKLRLFNSAGHPLADAVWRHPGGRLIGMSWNDDLTLVCVVQDGTIYRYDLHAQLVEPNISMGKECFEQNVADCAFWGNGVVCITEQNQLFCIPDFRNPKPVPLADPMIDEPPRCIAVIEPQYTMSGNVEVLLGVADDPVVLVVEEDGVQRLGEGLLRGPLQKMVVSRDGKWLASFTHDGRLLVTTSDLTGIIIERECESSLPPEQIAWCGMDAVLLYWDDMLLMMGPDGDPVHYLYDEPIILIPECDGVRILSNTSMEFLQRVPDSTVSIFTIGSTSPAALLYDALDHFDRRSAKADENLRLIKPSLPEAVEACVDASGHEFDVSRQRTLLRAASYGQAFCSNFQRDRIQEMCKILRVLNAVHSPEIDIPLSIQQYKLLSPSVLIGRLINAHRHLLALRMSEYLGMNQEVVIMHWACSKITASLSIPDATLLDILLDKLKLCKGISYAAVAAHADKNGRRKLAAMLVDHEPRSSKQVPLLLSIGEEDTALMKATESGDIDLVYLVLFHIWQKRQSLEFFGTIQARPLARDLFITYARCYKHEYLKDFFLSTGQLQDVAFLLWKESWEFVKNPMASKGSPLHGPRIKLIEKAQSLFAETKEHVFESKAAEEHAKLLRIQHELEVTTKQAIFVDSSISDTIRTCIVLGNHRAAMRVKTEFKVSEKRWYWLKVFALATIKDWVALEKFSKEKRPPIGYRPFVEACIEADEKAEAIKYIPKLADPRERAESYARIGLVKEAADAASQAKDGELLGRLKLTFAQNAAASSIFDTLRDRLSFPGAS